Proteins from a single region of Candidatus Nezhaarchaeota archaeon:
- a CDS encoding RimK family alpha-L-glutamate ligase: MKFGLLTRNVDSWCSSQLCDSMKKRGIEPVPLRFQQLSARVGFKTKASSRHLPVDELDALIVRPIGPGSLDECLFRIDLLHTLSRAGLLVVNHPSAIERCIDKYFTLAFLGESGIRVPRTVVTENVEEALAAFDELGGDVVCKPLFGSRGIGVTRLTDREVALRVFRTLAFTHHVIYIQEFIPHGTRDIRAFVIGGEVAASMYRESSSWKTNIAQGARPLAFKPSEELVELAVKAAGLMGCEVAGIDFLESREGFYLTEVNSQPGWRGLQSVAKVNIADAIIDHVAKLVKK, from the coding sequence ATGAAGTTCGGCCTACTAACTAGGAACGTTGACTCTTGGTGCTCAAGCCAGCTGTGCGACTCCATGAAGAAGAGAGGTATAGAGCCAGTCCCATTAAGGTTCCAGCAGCTCTCTGCGAGGGTGGGCTTTAAGACGAAGGCCTCGTCGCGTCACCTTCCCGTCGACGAGCTGGACGCCTTAATAGTTAGGCCCATAGGGCCGGGGTCGTTGGACGAATGCCTGTTTAGGATCGATCTACTCCATACCTTAAGCCGAGCGGGGCTGCTGGTAGTCAACCACCCTTCAGCTATTGAGCGCTGCATCGATAAGTACTTCACCCTGGCCTTCTTGGGGGAGAGCGGCATTAGAGTGCCTAGGACGGTTGTCACTGAGAACGTTGAGGAGGCCCTCGCTGCCTTCGATGAGCTAGGCGGCGACGTCGTGTGTAAGCCTCTCTTCGGCTCCCGTGGAATAGGTGTAACTAGACTGACTGATCGAGAGGTCGCGCTTAGGGTCTTCAGAACCCTGGCCTTCACTCACCACGTAATCTACATCCAGGAGTTTATCCCACACGGTACTAGGGATATTAGGGCCTTCGTAATCGGCGGCGAGGTAGCGGCCTCTATGTACAGGGAGTCGTCATCCTGGAAGACTAACATAGCTCAAGGGGCTAGGCCCTTAGCGTTTAAGCCGAGCGAAGAGCTAGTTGAGCTAGCGGTTAAGGCAGCCGGCCTCATGGGCTGTGAAGTAGCTGGCATAGACTTCCTCGAGAGTAGGGAAGGCTTCTACCTTACTGAAGTTAATAGCCAGCCGGGCTGGAGAGGGCTCCAGAGCGTAGCTAAAGTCAACATAGCCGACGCCATAATAGACCACGTAGCTAAGCTAGTTAAGAAGTAG